Part of the Bradyrhizobium sp. AZCC 1721 genome, CCGGCGGTTTTAGTAAAGCTCGGGAGGGGCCACAAGCAGTTTGCTTGAGCCGTGAGGTCACGGAGTACGGGTCCCTGCTTTCGCAGGGACGACACTGTGCGTGTGGAAGCGGCGGGACTTACGCCTCGCCCTCGGTATCGAACATGGCCGCGCTCATGGCTTCCACGGCGCTCTTTCCCGCCCAGACCACGAACTGGAACGCGGGGTAGTAGCGCTCGCAGGCGTGGATGGCGCCGGCCAGCATGACCTCGCATTGCGCGGTCGAGGCGGTCAGCCCGCCCGGCAGCAGCAGCGCTTGCCGGTACATGATCATGCCGGTGTGGTTCCAGATGTCGAAATGGCCGACCCATAATTGTTCGTTGATCGCCGCGATCAGCCGCTGCACTTCCGCGCGGCGTGCGGGGGGAATCTTCATGTCGAACGCGGAGGCCAGGTGCAGCGCCTCGATCTCCGCCATCCAGGTGAAGGAGAGCTGGTAGTCGGTCCAGTTCCCCTTGGAGACGATCGTGACTTCGTCTTCGCCGGAGCGCTCGAACGCCCAGTTGTTTTCGGCGGCGATGTCCTCGACGGCCGCGAGCGGGTTGTTCCGGGAATCAATAATGCCTTCGAGGAGGGACATGCCGTCTCGACCTTGTTTTTGAATTCTTCTGATACGCACCCAAGGGGACGGCACGCGTTGAACTGATGCGGTGCCGCCGACTGCAATCCCCCGTTCGCGGATCATCCCGGGGCCTGCCGAGATCAAGTGATGTGATTTGCGGAATCCGCGCAACTGACCCCTGAGTCCGTCCACAGGCCAAAGCGGCGTCGTCCACAGTTGAACGCGGTCATACCTATTAATTTGAGAACAAACCGGAATCGGATTCGAGCGCTACGGAGTCTAAGACGCCGGAGGAAATTGGGCAGGTCCGCCACAATGGTTAATTTGTGGTTAATTTTCCCGGCATCGTCTCGCTTTCTCGGCCTGGCGCGGAGACGGCACATACTGAAGCCGTGCAATTGACAGCCGCGCGGGCCGGGGCGCATATTTTCGTTCGGGTGGATACGACCCGCTGCTTGCGCCCTGTTGAGGGTACGGTGAATGTATCGAGCCGCTTCAGGCACCCTTTGCCCAAGCGAACGAGTCAGTAACGCAAGCGCCTGACATTTTCTCGTTCGCCAATGCAGAGGATCCCATGCGTGATTTCCGCGATGCAAAGGCTATGGCGCACACCCTGCGCGAGGCCCTGAAGGCCAAATCTGTTTCCTTAACCCACAGCGAGAGCCTCGAACTGGTCGCGAGGACGCTCGGCTTTCCGGACTGGAATTTTCTGGCTGCGAAGATTCAAGCGAGCCAGCCGGCTTCATCGGAGACGCCGCGGCCGGCCACGGGCTTGAAGGCGACGCCGGCGCGGCCGGTGGTTCCGATCGTGCCGATGCGGGACCTCGTTCTGTTTCCGCAAATGTTTGCGCCGATCTTTGTCGGGCGCGACAAGACGAAGCGCGCGATCGAGCGCGCTCTAGCGACCGATCGCCGAGTTCTCGTGCTTACGCAGCAGCGCTCCGGCGACGACGATCCGGCGCTGGATGCGCTTTACTCGGTGGGTACAACCGCAGACGTGATCCATTGCGTTGCGCTGCCGGACGGCACTCTCAAGGCCTTTGTATCCGGCCTCGAACGCGCTTTGGTCGTCAGGCGCAAGGAGGAAGAATTTTTGGCAGCGGAGATTGCGCCATGCGTGGAGAGCCGCGGCCGGACGGCGGATGCCACTGCGCTGTGCGGAGCCGTCATCGAAGCCTACAGGGTCTATGCGAATCTCGATCATACATCGCTGCCAAAGCCGCTTCAGGCGCGTCTGCGGCTGCCCAGCATCGAAGAGCCCGGGATGTTGGCCGATTCAGTTGCACCATTGCTGTCGGTCGGACTAGACCAGCGGCAGCAACTCCTGGAAACCAGCGATGTGGTTACGCGGCTTGAGAAGATTCTCGAGTTGCTGAAAGCCGGTCAACAGGCGGCTTGAAGAACCGGCGGGACCGCTTTCGGATTCGTGAATGTTTCGCCGTGCATCGGTATCTCCCGGACCGTTCGCAAATCGCCGCTTCACTCCGGCTTTAGCCCACCTGCGCGAACCACCTTGCCCCATTTCTCGGTCTCGTCTGCGATCAGTTTGCCGAAATCGGCAGGCGAGCCCGGCATCGGCGCGCCGCCGATGGCGGCAAGCCGGGCCTTCATGCCGGGATCGGCGATCGCCGCGTTGATCTCCTTGTTGAGTTTGTCGACGACCTCGGCCGGCGTGTTCTTCGGTGCCGCAAAGCCGTACCACTGGCTGGCTTCATAGCCTGCCACGACATCGCCTACGGTCGGAACCTCCGGCAGCTCCGCCATGCGCGTGGCCGTCGTCACCGCGAGCGCGCGCAGCTTGCCGGTCTTGATGTGATCGGCGGTGCCGGGCGCGGCGGCAAACAGGATCTGCACCTGGCCGCTGATCAAGTCCGTCATTGCCGGCCCCTGGCCGCGATAGGGGACGTGGATCATGTCGACGCCGGTCATCATCTTGAACAACTCGCCCGCCATGTGTGGCGCGCTGCCGCTGCCGGCGGAGGCCATGTTGACCTTTCCCGGGTTGGCTTTGGCGTAAGCGATGAATTCGGCCAAGGTCTGCGCCGGCACCGCGGGGTGCACCAGCACCACCATCGGCACACGAATGACGCCGGCCACCGGCGCAACGTCGCGGACGAAATTGAAATTGAGCTTTTCGTAGAGCGAGGCGTTGACCGCGTTTGGTACCGTCGCCAGCAACAGCGTGT contains:
- a CDS encoding YbjN domain-containing protein — its product is MSLLEGIIDSRNNPLAAVEDIAAENNWAFERSGEDEVTIVSKGNWTDYQLSFTWMAEIEALHLASAFDMKIPPARRAEVQRLIAAINEQLWVGHFDIWNHTGMIMYRQALLLPGGLTASTAQCEVMLAGAIHACERYYPAFQFVVWAGKSAVEAMSAAMFDTEGEA
- a CDS encoding LON peptidase substrate-binding domain-containing protein; amino-acid sequence: MRDFRDAKAMAHTLREALKAKSVSLTHSESLELVARTLGFPDWNFLAAKIQASQPASSETPRPATGLKATPARPVVPIVPMRDLVLFPQMFAPIFVGRDKTKRAIERALATDRRVLVLTQQRSGDDDPALDALYSVGTTADVIHCVALPDGTLKAFVSGLERALVVRRKEEEFLAAEIAPCVESRGRTADATALCGAVIEAYRVYANLDHTSLPKPLQARLRLPSIEEPGMLADSVAPLLSVGLDQRQQLLETSDVVTRLEKILELLKAGQQAA
- a CDS encoding Bug family tripartite tricarboxylate transporter substrate binding protein; its protein translation is MKILRRNFLKLAGALIAAPALPRRASALDYPTRPTKIIAGFAAGGGVDITARLIGQWLADHLKQPFVVENRTGAGGNIGTEAVVNAAPDGYTLLLATVPNAVNASLYEKLNFNFVRDVAPVAGVIRVPMVVLVHPAVPAQTLAEFIAYAKANPGKVNMASAGSGSAPHMAGELFKMMTGVDMIHVPYRGQGPAMTDLISGQVQILFAAAPGTADHIKTGKLRALAVTTATRMAELPEVPTVGDVVAGYEASQWYGFAAPKNTPAEVVDKLNKEINAAIADPGMKARLAAIGGAPMPGSPADFGKLIADETEKWGKVVRAGGLKPE